One region of Streptomyces rishiriensis genomic DNA includes:
- a CDS encoding NADPH-dependent F420 reductase: MKITVIGAGAIGGNLARKLSTAGHDVQVAVARGPENVPAEVLESGARAVTPDTSVQDRDVVILAIPFDRVPQLAELFASVPAETMVIDTSNYYPHLNGHIDGLDNEQVESLYNAEQLGRPLVKAWNAALAATQQTKGVPAGTPGRIAVPVAADSDEARRVAMRLVDDTGFDPFDAGRLADSWRQQPGTPAYCTELNVKELEAALAAADRAKAPRTRDDLMERFAAFTSAPTLEEVVEMNRSAHH, translated from the coding sequence ATGAAAATCACTGTCATCGGTGCAGGGGCGATCGGCGGCAACCTTGCCCGCAAGCTCAGCACGGCCGGGCACGACGTTCAGGTGGCGGTCGCCCGGGGCCCCGAGAACGTGCCGGCCGAGGTGCTCGAATCCGGTGCCCGCGCGGTGACTCCGGACACCTCGGTCCAGGACAGGGACGTGGTCATCCTGGCCATCCCCTTCGACCGGGTCCCGCAGCTTGCGGAGCTGTTCGCCTCCGTACCCGCCGAGACGATGGTCATCGACACCTCCAACTACTACCCGCACCTCAACGGGCACATCGACGGACTCGACAACGAGCAGGTGGAAAGCCTGTACAACGCCGAGCAACTGGGACGACCCCTCGTCAAGGCATGGAACGCCGCCCTGGCCGCCACCCAGCAGACCAAGGGCGTTCCGGCGGGGACCCCGGGCCGCATCGCCGTCCCGGTCGCCGCCGACTCCGACGAGGCACGGCGCGTGGCCATGCGCCTTGTGGACGACACCGGATTCGACCCCTTCGACGCAGGCAGGCTGGCCGACTCCTGGCGCCAGCAGCCGGGCACGCCCGCCTACTGCACCGAGCTGAACGTCAAGGAGCTGGAGGCGGCCCTGGCCGCGGCCGACCGCGCCAAGGCGCCGCGTACACGTGACGACCTGATGGAGCGCTTCGCCGCGTTCACCTCCGCGCCCACCCTGGAGGAGGTCGTCGAGATGAACCGCTCCGCCCACCACTGA
- a CDS encoding cold-shock protein, translated as MASGTVKWFNAAKGFGFIEQDGGGADVFAHFSNIAAQGFRELLEGQKVTFDIASGQKGPTAENIVLA; from the coding sequence GTGGCATCAGGTACTGTGAAGTGGTTCAACGCAGCCAAGGGTTTCGGCTTCATCGAGCAGGACGGCGGGGGCGCTGACGTGTTCGCCCACTTCTCGAACATCGCCGCCCAGGGCTTCCGTGAACTGCTCGAAGGCCAGAAGGTCACCTTCGACATCGCGTCGGGCCAAAAGGGCCCGACGGCCGAGAACATCGTTCTCGCCTGA
- a CDS encoding type III polyketide synthase, protein MPILCHPAVDVPEYVITAEDTLALAEHQHADHPQLALALRLIRNTGVSKRHLVQPIEQTLRHPGFEERNRTYEVQAKERVPAVVRRALGNAELAPQEIDAIIYVSCTGFMMPSLTAWLINRMGFRPDTRQLPIAQLGCAAGGAAINRAHDFCVAHPGSNVLIVSCEFCSLCYQPNDLDIGSLLSDGLFGDAVAAAVVRGRGGHGVRLERNASYLIPHTEEWISYAVKPTGFHFRLDKRVPTTMEPLAPVLRDLAAAHGWDASELGFYIIHAGGPRILDDLCSFLGVHPHAFRHSRATLTQHGNIASAVVLDALRRLFDEGDTANGSSGIIAGFGPGITAEMAVGSWVAAPTRPAPTRSATRQRIATARSHKAVGTRTPQAVDLWSLSPGTM, encoded by the coding sequence ATGCCCATCCTGTGTCACCCCGCCGTCGACGTCCCCGAGTACGTCATCACCGCTGAGGACACGCTCGCCCTGGCGGAGCATCAACACGCCGATCACCCTCAGCTCGCACTCGCGCTCAGGCTCATCCGCAACACCGGGGTGAGCAAGCGCCACCTTGTCCAGCCCATCGAGCAGACCCTGCGCCATCCCGGTTTCGAAGAGCGCAACCGCACCTACGAGGTGCAGGCCAAGGAGCGGGTGCCCGCCGTCGTACGGCGCGCCCTGGGCAACGCCGAGCTGGCGCCGCAGGAGATCGACGCCATCATCTATGTGTCCTGCACGGGCTTCATGATGCCGTCCCTCACCGCCTGGCTGATCAACCGGATGGGCTTCCGGCCCGACACCCGGCAACTGCCCATAGCTCAACTGGGGTGCGCCGCGGGCGGCGCGGCTATCAACCGGGCTCATGACTTCTGCGTCGCCCACCCCGGCAGCAACGTCCTCATCGTCTCGTGCGAGTTCTGCTCCCTGTGCTACCAGCCGAATGACCTGGACATCGGATCGCTGCTGTCCGACGGGCTGTTCGGCGACGCGGTCGCGGCTGCGGTCGTGCGGGGCCGAGGCGGCCACGGGGTGCGCCTGGAACGCAACGCCTCCTACCTCATCCCGCACACCGAGGAATGGATCTCCTACGCCGTCAAGCCGACCGGATTCCACTTCCGGCTCGACAAGCGCGTACCGACCACCATGGAGCCGCTCGCCCCGGTCCTGCGCGACCTCGCCGCCGCACACGGCTGGGACGCCTCAGAGCTCGGTTTCTACATCATTCACGCCGGCGGTCCCCGGATCCTCGACGACCTGTGCTCCTTCCTGGGTGTCCACCCCCATGCCTTTCGCCACAGCAGGGCGACGCTCACCCAGCACGGCAACATCGCCAGTGCCGTGGTCCTGGACGCCCTGAGGCGCCTGTTCGACGAAGGTGACACCGCGAACGGCTCGTCCGGCATCATCGCCGGCTTCGGACCGGGCATCACCGCCGAGATGGCCGTGGGCAGCTGGGTCGCCGCACCGACGCGCCCCGCCCCGACCCGCTCCGCGACCAGGCAGCGAATCGCCACCGCACGGTCCCACAAGGCAGTCGGGACTCGGACGCCACAGGCCGTCGACCTCTGGTCTCTCTCCCCAGGCACGATGTGA
- a CDS encoding DEAD/DEAH box helicase: MNSTRTNDPSSRRGRTDGRAFGGGAGSRRGGRSGPSASSRSGSPSFSGGYGRRPAAPQGEFALPETITPALPAVEAFADLDMPKQLLAALTAQGVSVPFPIQGATLPNTLAGRDALGRGRTGSGKTLAFGLALLARTAGQRAEPRQPLALILVPTRELAQQVTDALTPYARSVQLRLATVVGGMSIGRQANALRSGAEVVIATPGRLKDLIDRGDCRLNQVAITVLDEADQMADMGFMPQVTALLDQVRPEGQRMLFSATLDRNVDRLVRRYLTDPVVHSVDPTAGTVSTMEHHVLHVHGADKQWTTTQIAAREGRVIMFLDTKHAVDRLTQDLLNSGVRAAALHGGKSQPQRTRTLAQFKTGHVTVLVATNVAARGIHVDNLDLVVNVDPPTDPKDYLHRGGRTARAGESGKVVTLVTPNQRRDMTRLMSAARIVPQTTQVRSGEEALTQITGAQAPSGIPVTITAPVAERRQRSTSSRGRRSPASAARRMTGRKQSSFDAAA, from the coding sequence ATGAACTCCACACGCACGAATGACCCCTCCTCCCGCCGCGGCCGTACCGACGGCCGCGCCTTCGGCGGCGGCGCCGGTTCGAGGCGGGGCGGCCGTTCCGGCCCGTCCGCCTCGAGCCGTTCGGGGAGTCCGAGCTTCTCGGGCGGCTACGGCCGGCGGCCCGCAGCGCCCCAGGGCGAGTTCGCTCTGCCGGAGACGATCACTCCCGCGCTGCCCGCGGTCGAGGCGTTCGCCGACCTCGACATGCCCAAGCAGCTGCTGGCCGCGCTGACCGCGCAAGGCGTGAGCGTCCCGTTCCCGATCCAGGGCGCGACCCTGCCCAACACTCTCGCGGGCCGCGACGCCCTGGGACGCGGGCGCACCGGCTCCGGCAAGACCCTCGCCTTCGGCCTGGCCCTGCTGGCCCGCACCGCCGGACAGCGCGCCGAGCCGCGCCAGCCGCTGGCCCTGATCCTCGTGCCGACGCGTGAGCTGGCCCAGCAGGTGACCGACGCACTCACCCCCTACGCCCGCTCGGTGCAGCTGCGCCTCGCCACGGTCGTCGGAGGAATGTCGATCGGCAGGCAGGCCAACGCACTGCGCAGCGGCGCCGAGGTCGTCATCGCGACGCCGGGCCGGCTCAAGGACCTCATCGACCGCGGCGACTGCCGGCTGAACCAGGTCGCGATCACCGTCCTGGACGAGGCGGACCAGATGGCCGACATGGGCTTCATGCCCCAGGTCACGGCGCTCCTGGACCAGGTCCGGCCCGAGGGGCAGCGGATGCTGTTCTCCGCCACCCTCGACCGTAACGTCGACCGCCTGGTACGCCGCTACCTCACCGACCCGGTGGTCCACTCCGTCGACCCGACCGCGGGCACGGTCAGCACGATGGAGCATCACGTGCTGCACGTCCACGGCGCGGACAAGCAATGGACGACGACGCAGATCGCAGCGCGCGAGGGCCGGGTGATCATGTTCCTGGACACCAAGCACGCCGTCGACCGGTTGACGCAGGACCTGCTGAACAGCGGTGTCCGGGCCGCCGCCCTGCACGGCGGCAAGTCACAGCCGCAGCGCACCCGAACCCTGGCCCAGTTCAAGACCGGGCACGTCACCGTGCTCGTGGCCACGAACGTCGCCGCCCGCGGCATCCACGTCGACAACCTCGACCTCGTCGTCAACGTCGACCCGCCGACCGACCCCAAGGACTACCTGCACCGCGGCGGCCGCACCGCGCGAGCCGGCGAGTCCGGCAAGGTCGTCACCCTGGTCACCCCCAACCAGCGCCGCGACATGACCCGCCTCATGAGCGCCGCCCGCATCGTGCCTCAGACCACCCAGGTCCGCTCCGGCGAAGAGGCACTCACCCAGATCACCGGCGCCCAGGCACCCTCCGGCATCCCCGTGACGATCACCGCGCCCGTCGCCGAGCGGCGTCAGCGCAGTACCTCCTCGCGCGGCCGACGCAGCCCCGCTTCGGCCGCCCGGCGCATGACCGGGCGGAAGCAGTCCTCGTTCGACGCCGCCGCGTGA
- a CDS encoding cold-shock protein, whose product MATGTVKWFNAEKGFGFIAQDGGGPDVFAHYSAINSSGFRELQEGQLVTFDVTQGQKGPQAENISLA is encoded by the coding sequence ATGGCAACGGGAACTGTGAAGTGGTTCAACGCGGAGAAGGGCTTCGGCTTCATCGCCCAGGACGGCGGCGGCCCGGACGTCTTCGCCCACTACTCGGCGATCAACTCCTCGGGCTTCCGTGAGCTCCAGGAGGGCCAGCTGGTGACGTTCGACGTCACCCAGGGCCAGAAGGGTCCCCAGGCCGAGAACATCAGCCTGGCCTGA
- a CDS encoding alpha/beta hydrolase domain-containing protein: MSVRLPRRWATASALGALLVTTLLGTSPAQADPAPAKAANPTVSLPPAGSHGFPFLAAAEDLGSFGYTESEYFFAGTATSYAKSGLWGSDGRWNVRASGSAAYKSRLLVRRPVDATKFNGTVVVEWLNVSGQLELSPDYWFERDELLRKGYAWVGVSAQAVGINGGLGEIKGLKGWDPARYGGLVHPGDAFAYDIFSQAGQALRTPDGPDPLGGLTIKTLLADGESQSAGLMTTYANAVQPVSGVYDGFMVHSNSAVAAPLSGELADILLMPYPSRIRTDLSVPTFVVLTETDVPGASAARQPDTDRVVRWEVAGTAHGDQWAYDLGQPTVTKSAGTAAPQPDCAAGSAPYNDGPGHYAMNAALSHLAGWARGGPRPASGALLSADLRDPATGLAVGGIRLPDVAVPTRTLTGARDTGGSGVFCGLYGARDPWNADTDPWDRHDAADPSDPSFPPRAEPVLSRLYPTHAEYVGKVRAAAQASVSAGHLLPEDATTLVTTAQESGIGG, encoded by the coding sequence ATGTCCGTCCGGTTACCCCGGCGATGGGCCACCGCCAGCGCTCTCGGAGCGCTGCTGGTCACCACGCTCCTCGGCACGTCACCCGCCCAGGCCGATCCCGCCCCTGCCAAGGCCGCGAACCCCACCGTCAGCCTCCCGCCGGCCGGGAGCCACGGCTTCCCCTTCCTCGCCGCGGCGGAGGACCTCGGCTCGTTCGGCTACACCGAGAGCGAATACTTCTTCGCGGGCACCGCCACGTCGTACGCCAAGTCGGGCCTGTGGGGCTCCGACGGCCGCTGGAACGTACGCGCGTCCGGCAGTGCCGCCTACAAGAGCCGCCTTCTCGTCCGCCGGCCCGTCGACGCGACGAAGTTCAACGGCACCGTCGTCGTGGAGTGGCTCAACGTCAGCGGGCAGCTCGAACTCTCCCCGGACTACTGGTTCGAACGGGACGAGCTGCTGCGCAAGGGATACGCCTGGGTCGGTGTCTCGGCTCAGGCAGTCGGCATCAACGGCGGTCTCGGCGAGATCAAGGGCCTCAAGGGCTGGGATCCCGCCCGGTACGGCGGGCTGGTCCACCCCGGTGACGCCTTCGCCTACGACATCTTCAGCCAGGCCGGGCAGGCGCTGCGCACCCCCGACGGGCCCGATCCGCTCGGCGGCCTCACGATCAAGACGCTGCTCGCCGACGGCGAGTCGCAGTCGGCCGGTCTCATGACGACGTACGCCAACGCCGTCCAGCCCGTCTCCGGCGTCTACGACGGCTTCATGGTGCACAGCAACAGCGCCGTCGCCGCACCCCTCAGCGGTGAACTGGCCGACATCCTGCTGATGCCGTACCCGTCGCGGATCCGTACGGACCTGTCCGTACCGACGTTCGTCGTGCTCACCGAGACCGATGTGCCAGGGGCGTCCGCGGCGCGGCAGCCCGACACCGACCGCGTCGTGCGCTGGGAGGTGGCCGGCACCGCCCACGGCGACCAGTGGGCCTACGACCTCGGTCAGCCGACGGTGACCAAGTCGGCGGGCACGGCCGCACCGCAGCCCGACTGCGCGGCCGGATCGGCCCCCTACAACGACGGCCCCGGCCACTACGCCATGAACGCGGCCCTCAGCCACCTGGCCGGCTGGGCGCGGGGCGGCCCCCGGCCCGCGAGCGGGGCACTGCTCAGCGCCGACCTGCGCGACCCCGCCACCGGCCTGGCCGTCGGCGGCATCCGGCTCCCCGACGTGGCGGTGCCTACGCGTACGCTCACCGGCGCCCGTGACACCGGCGGCAGCGGAGTCTTCTGCGGTCTCTACGGCGCCCGGGACCCGTGGAACGCCGACACCGACCCGTGGGACCGGCACGACGCGGCCGACCCCTCCGACCCGTCCTTCCCGCCCCGCGCGGAACCGGTGCTCAGCCGGCTGTACCCGACACACGCGGAGTACGTGGGCAAGGTGCGGGCGGCCGCACAGGCCTCCGTGAGCGCCGGACACCTCCTGCCGGAGGACGCCACCACGCTCGTCACCACCGCCCAGGAGTCAGGCATCGGCGGCTGA
- a CDS encoding VOC family protein, which produces MLTFTDVILDCPDPWKLAEFYAELLGWEINTDISQKDWVNLRNDGVELSFQRVENYQRPSWPGQEHPQQFHLDFEVDEFEPEQRRVIKLGATLQKSFVGESGYGWQVYTDPAGHPFCLCRNRPQS; this is translated from the coding sequence ATGCTGACGTTCACCGATGTCATTCTCGACTGCCCCGACCCGTGGAAGCTGGCGGAGTTCTATGCCGAGCTGCTGGGTTGGGAGATCAACACCGACATAAGCCAGAAGGACTGGGTCAACCTGCGCAACGACGGCGTCGAGTTGTCGTTTCAGCGGGTGGAGAACTACCAGCGGCCCAGCTGGCCGGGCCAGGAGCACCCGCAGCAGTTCCATCTCGACTTCGAAGTGGACGAGTTCGAGCCCGAGCAGCGCCGGGTGATCAAGCTCGGCGCCACCCTCCAGAAGAGCTTCGTCGGCGAGTCCGGCTACGGCTGGCAGGTCTACACCGACCCGGCCGGGCATCCGTTCTGCCTCTGCCGCAACCGTCCCCAGTCCTGA
- a CDS encoding CBS domain-containing protein yields MQPRSTGATPVPRTAADAMDTAGPQVCDDMTVEVALSVMASARTGHLLVCDNDGVCTGLLTHAQLTAVRDTPVYTDRVQLRDILVTPAPFVSPVATMAEAEHTMRYRRLDSLPVVDEHGNALGVLAR; encoded by the coding sequence ATGCAACCCCGCTCGACGGGCGCCACCCCCGTACCCAGGACGGCGGCCGACGCCATGGACACCGCCGGACCACAGGTCTGTGACGACATGACCGTCGAGGTGGCCCTGTCCGTCATGGCAAGCGCCCGCACCGGGCACCTGCTCGTCTGCGACAACGACGGCGTGTGCACCGGCCTGCTGACCCACGCCCAGCTCACCGCGGTCCGCGACACCCCCGTGTACACGGACCGGGTGCAGCTGCGGGACATCCTCGTCACCCCGGCGCCCTTCGTCTCTCCCGTGGCCACGATGGCCGAAGCCGAGCACACGATGCGCTATCGCCGGCTCGACAGCCTGCCCGTGGTCGACGAACACGGCAACGCCCTGGGCGTCCTCGCCCGCTGA
- a CDS encoding VOC family protein, giving the protein MTERTARIEIPDRYRYAVIPHIMVEDAAAAIDFYERAFGAREDFRIDAPGGGILHAEITIGRSALMLGDAGVDEAEAASFAAPTSLGGGTSVTLHVFVPDVDSLAERAEAAGAEILQPPKDMFHGDRTVILKDPSGHLWVFLTHVEDVSQEELRRRLAAAG; this is encoded by the coding sequence GTGACCGAGCGCACAGCCCGTATCGAGATCCCCGACCGCTACCGCTATGCCGTGATCCCCCACATCATGGTCGAAGACGCCGCCGCGGCCATCGATTTCTACGAGCGGGCGTTCGGCGCCCGTGAGGACTTCAGGATCGACGCGCCGGGCGGCGGAATCCTGCACGCCGAGATCACCATCGGACGCTCTGCCCTGATGTTGGGCGACGCCGGCGTGGACGAGGCGGAGGCCGCCTCCTTCGCCGCGCCGACCTCGCTCGGCGGAGGTACGTCCGTCACGCTGCACGTCTTCGTGCCGGACGTCGACAGCCTGGCGGAACGCGCAGAAGCCGCCGGCGCTGAGATCCTCCAGCCGCCGAAGGACATGTTCCACGGTGACCGCACCGTCATCCTCAAGGACCCTTCAGGTCACCTGTGGGTATTTCTGACCCACGTGGAGGACGTCTCGCAGGAGGAGCTTCGGCGCCGCCTGGCCGCCGCCGGGTGA
- a CDS encoding sodium/solute symporter, producing the protein MSGDLLRGNGTGTGAPGMSNGDGHSLAVVVFLVFVTVSLLMCGLAAADLDDPEHFYAGGSAAFGPAGSGLAIAGDYISAATLLSTTGAVALDGADGILFACATVVSLYLVMRIVAEPLRRGGVFTLGDFFADRLGDLSVRRALGVATLVVLTPLLLVQLSTAGHIMVAMFGLPGAALTGCTVAAGTLMVCYAAFGGMRGIGYVQVLKVGVVLTAMLLVAGLVLARYGWSPAGLFHAARHRSEAGADYARPGLHFGHSLAGRLDLISFETTLLLGAACLPHLTMRLHPLRDARTARRAVGWAVGPVTVVCAAVVVAGLGACALIGRDLLRAADPGGATALLMLTGALDPVAGGVRHSMVFAAVACAVFVTTLAAVAGITLAAASSLVRDFGSRPAHTTGRRSPGGEIRRARIGIVLVGAAAVVLAVIVQDRGRLTLISLSFTVAASVLAPVLLYALFLPGHTATGARWTVYGTLPLIALLLAGSPAVSGTPIALFPDQDFHWFPLQTPGLITIPAGFLLGLIGRTRPETRQETWHHGTATRRRDARSPDAAGRP; encoded by the coding sequence GTGTCCGGCGACCTCCTGCGCGGCAACGGCACGGGCACCGGAGCGCCGGGCATGAGCAACGGCGACGGACACTCTCTCGCCGTCGTGGTCTTCCTCGTCTTCGTCACGGTGTCCCTGCTGATGTGCGGGCTCGCGGCGGCCGATCTGGACGACCCCGAGCACTTCTACGCGGGCGGCAGCGCCGCCTTCGGCCCGGCCGGCAGCGGACTGGCCATCGCCGGCGACTACATCTCCGCGGCCACCCTGCTCAGCACCACCGGCGCGGTCGCCCTCGACGGCGCCGACGGCATCCTCTTCGCCTGCGCCACGGTCGTCTCGCTCTACCTGGTCATGCGGATCGTGGCCGAACCCCTGCGCCGCGGCGGCGTGTTCACCCTGGGCGACTTCTTCGCCGACCGGCTCGGCGACCTCTCCGTACGCCGCGCCCTCGGCGTCGCCACCCTCGTCGTCCTCACCCCGCTGCTCCTGGTGCAGCTCTCCACCGCAGGTCACATCATGGTGGCCATGTTCGGCCTCCCCGGCGCCGCGCTCACCGGCTGCACCGTCGCCGCCGGAACGCTGATGGTCTGCTACGCCGCCTTCGGCGGGATGCGCGGCATCGGCTACGTACAGGTCCTCAAGGTCGGTGTCGTACTGACCGCGATGCTGCTGGTGGCCGGGCTCGTGCTGGCCCGCTACGGATGGTCACCGGCAGGCCTCTTCCACGCCGCCCGGCACCGCTCCGAGGCGGGCGCCGACTACGCGCGCCCCGGACTCCACTTCGGCCACTCCCTCGCCGGACGCCTCGATTTGATCAGCTTCGAGACCACCCTCCTGCTCGGCGCCGCCTGCCTGCCGCACCTCACCATGCGGCTGCACCCGCTGCGCGACGCCCGTACCGCCCGCCGCGCCGTCGGCTGGGCCGTGGGCCCCGTCACGGTGGTGTGCGCCGCGGTGGTGGTGGCCGGACTCGGCGCCTGCGCGCTGATCGGCCGGGACCTGCTGCGGGCCGCCGACCCCGGGGGAGCGACCGCCCTGCTGATGCTGACCGGCGCGCTGGACCCGGTCGCCGGCGGAGTCCGGCACAGCATGGTGTTCGCCGCCGTCGCCTGCGCCGTCTTCGTCACCACCCTCGCCGCCGTCGCCGGTATCACCCTGGCGGCCGCCTCCAGCCTCGTCCGCGACTTCGGCAGCCGGCCCGCCCACACCACCGGCCGCCGCTCGCCCGGCGGCGAGATCCGCCGCGCCCGGATCGGCATCGTCCTGGTCGGAGCCGCCGCCGTCGTCCTGGCCGTGATCGTCCAGGACCGCGGCCGGCTGACCCTGATCTCGCTGTCGTTCACCGTCGCGGCCTCCGTGCTCGCTCCGGTCCTGCTGTACGCGCTGTTCCTGCCCGGCCACACCGCCACGGGGGCCCGCTGGACCGTCTACGGGACCCTGCCGCTGATCGCACTGCTCCTGGCGGGGTCCCCCGCCGTCTCGGGCACGCCCATCGCGCTCTTCCCCGACCAAGACTTCCACTGGTTCCCGCTCCAGACCCCGGGGCTGATCACGATCCCCGCGGGCTTCCTGCTCGGTCTCATCGGCCGCACCCGCCCCGAGACGCGGCAGGAGACCTGGCATCACGGGACGGCGACCAGGCGCCGTGACGCACGCAGCCCCGACGCCGCCGGCCGCCCCTGA
- a CDS encoding helix-turn-helix domain-containing protein: MTADDSYGRLDDDDYPAYTMGRAAEMLGTTQGFLRAIGEARLITPLRSAGGHRRYSRYQLRIAARARELVDDGIPVEAACRIVVLEDQLEEARRRNAEHRRTAEAFGTPAA; this comes from the coding sequence ATGACAGCAGACGATTCCTACGGCCGTCTCGATGACGACGACTACCCCGCCTACACGATGGGCCGGGCCGCCGAGATGCTCGGCACCACGCAGGGCTTCCTGCGGGCCATCGGAGAGGCCCGCCTCATCACCCCGCTGCGTTCCGCGGGCGGGCACCGCCGCTACTCCCGCTACCAGCTGCGCATCGCCGCCCGCGCGCGTGAACTCGTCGACGACGGCATCCCCGTCGAAGCCGCCTGCCGCATCGTCGTCCTCGAGGACCAGCTCGAAGAGGCCCGCCGGCGCAACGCCGAACACCGCCGCACCGCCGAGGCGTTCGGAACGCCCGCGGCCTGA
- a CDS encoding SCO5918 family protein produces the protein MRCVIARFPFDLTKSGVLASMKGVKPEEVLGASVIVGRRTYPVKQVGQVVTRQDRRDFSADEVLRAMAQLGFTCRDVSRATAPTHILSPLQEASAMLGTPAAA, from the coding sequence ATGCGCTGTGTCATCGCCCGCTTCCCCTTCGACCTCACCAAGAGCGGCGTCCTGGCATCGATGAAGGGCGTCAAACCCGAGGAAGTCCTCGGGGCGTCCGTGATCGTCGGCCGCCGCACCTACCCCGTCAAGCAGGTCGGGCAGGTCGTCACCCGCCAGGACCGCCGTGACTTCAGCGCCGACGAGGTCCTGCGGGCCATGGCCCAGCTCGGCTTCACCTGCCGCGACGTCTCCCGGGCGACCGCACCGACGCACATCCTCAGCCCGCTCCAGGAGGCATCCGCGATGCTCGGCACCCCCGCGGCCGCCTGA
- a CDS encoding helix-turn-helix domain-containing protein, with protein sequence MPTTSTSTCDSARTLDPPAYRTPLGVEITTGEQTPARLPGRTSPHPAHRLLARDGGEYLFVGLRGGARPGSAAPAPAPAADEPIDALGLRLAPGDVCFYDVHRAPALDFREPFRATTFLVPAELLGLADSDVRRIARTPVARASRLGTLLSPLLSDLARATAEARPPVGEMLAWNAVNLLATLAAEQLATATPGTPGTPGTRGAPGTPGTHPPVLGRVLEYVEIHLTDPDLSPEVIARAHHISVRYLHKLFKDEGTTVGRWILRRRLEECRRDLMRYGRGGRTIAAVAARWGFPSATHFSRVFRSAYGMSPREWRDTAGRGTRGDVAGAAVARHR encoded by the coding sequence ATGCCCACTACCAGCACCAGTACCTGTGACAGCGCCCGCACCCTTGACCCACCGGCGTACCGGACACCCCTGGGCGTCGAGATCACGACCGGTGAGCAGACGCCCGCCCGGCTGCCGGGCCGGACGTCGCCGCACCCGGCGCACCGGCTGCTCGCCCGTGACGGCGGCGAATACCTCTTCGTCGGCCTGCGCGGCGGCGCCCGGCCCGGCAGCGCCGCCCCCGCTCCCGCTCCCGCCGCCGACGAGCCGATCGATGCCCTCGGCCTGCGGCTGGCGCCCGGGGACGTGTGCTTCTACGACGTCCACCGCGCGCCCGCCCTCGACTTCCGCGAGCCGTTCCGGGCGACGACCTTCCTCGTCCCGGCCGAGTTGCTCGGCTTGGCGGACTCCGACGTACGGCGGATCGCGCGGACACCGGTCGCCCGCGCCTCCCGGCTCGGCACCCTGCTGTCGCCGCTGCTGTCGGACCTGGCCCGCGCCACGGCCGAGGCCCGCCCTCCGGTCGGCGAGATGCTCGCCTGGAACGCGGTGAACCTCCTGGCTACCCTGGCCGCCGAGCAGCTGGCCACAGCGACACCCGGTACGCCCGGCACGCCCGGGACACGCGGTGCGCCGGGCACTCCCGGCACGCACCCGCCGGTGCTGGGGCGCGTGCTGGAGTACGTCGAAATACACCTGACCGACCCGGATCTGTCACCGGAAGTCATCGCGCGGGCCCACCACATCTCCGTGCGCTATCTGCACAAACTGTTCAAGGACGAGGGCACCACCGTCGGCCGCTGGATTCTGCGCCGCCGTCTGGAGGAGTGCCGGCGCGATCTGATGCGTTACGGCCGTGGCGGCCGGACCATCGCGGCCGTGGCCGCCCGGTGGGGATTCCCGAGCGCCACGCACTTCAGCCGGGTCTTCCGGTCCGCCTACGGAATGTCCCCGCGTGAATGGCGGGACACCGCGGGGCGCGGTACGCGCGGTGATGTGGCAGGGGCCGCCGTCGCGCGACACCGGTGA
- a CDS encoding TetR/AcrR family transcriptional regulator, translated as MSTDERQGRKPRADVQRNRTALLEAAQRHFLKYGVGTSLEAVAKEAGVGPGTLYRHFPTREALLAAVLQTRSEELVARRADIEQLGDAKQALGQWLRAMEEYFSAFSGLPEPLMAAARAQEPGNPLTLPCDTLISATDAYVRAAQLAGHVRASVKGYDLFLAAISVAWIKGTRATDAESLDRLRSLVESGYRERGEQA; from the coding sequence GTGAGCACCGATGAACGGCAGGGGCGCAAGCCCCGTGCGGACGTTCAGCGCAACCGCACGGCCCTCCTGGAAGCGGCGCAGCGCCATTTCCTGAAGTACGGCGTCGGCACGTCCCTGGAAGCGGTGGCCAAGGAGGCGGGCGTCGGGCCCGGCACGCTCTACCGGCACTTCCCGACCCGGGAGGCGCTGCTGGCGGCCGTGCTGCAGACGCGTTCCGAGGAGCTGGTGGCCCGCCGGGCGGACATCGAGCAACTCGGTGACGCCAAGCAGGCGTTGGGGCAGTGGCTGCGGGCGATGGAGGAGTACTTCAGCGCCTTCAGCGGGCTGCCGGAGCCGCTCATGGCCGCGGCCAGAGCGCAGGAGCCGGGCAATCCGCTCACCCTTCCCTGCGACACCCTCATCTCCGCCACCGACGCCTACGTGCGGGCCGCGCAGCTCGCCGGACACGTGCGTGCGTCGGTGAAGGGGTACGACCTGTTCCTCGCAGCGATCTCCGTTGCCTGGATCAAGGGCACCCGCGCCACCGACGCGGAGTCGCTGGACCGCCTCCGCTCGCTCGTCGAAAGCGGCTACCGAGAGCGCGGCGAACAGGCGTAG